The genomic DNA CAGGGTCAAGGTCTGCGTCGCCCGGGTCATCGCCACATAAAGATCACCCACCGACCCACCAGCACCACTGACAATATCTTGCGGTTCGACAATGATTACAGCATCGTATTCGAGGCCTTTAGCTTGCTGAGGTGAAACCAAGACAAGGTCACGATCCCGCCGACGACCGATGCCCCTCCACACGCGCCCCGGATATGCATGGTCTAATACTTCATGCACCATGTCGTGTTCCGGAATGGGCGCGATAACCCCGACAAGCCCGCCTTGGATTCTGCCGAGCTGTTTTTGCACGGTGTCGAGTATTTGATTTGGGCAGTGCTGGGGAGTGGTCACCACAAGTTCAGGTTCATAATCGCCTTGACGAAGAGCTTGAGGTGTAGTCACTGGGCGTCCTGCTTGCGTTGCTACTTCGGCAGCAGCTTCGGCTATGCGGGCAGGAGTCCGGTAATTGACTGTCAGTTCAGACTGACGCCAGTTGCCTCCAGCAAACGGAGCAAGCACTGAGGGCCAATCCGATTTGGCGGCGGCGCCTGAAGCCTGTGCTAAATCACCCACAACCGTGAAGGACCGTAACGGGGAACGCCGAAATAGCATGCGCCATTGCATATGGGTGAGCTCTTGCGCCTCATCGACAATAATGTGTCCGTAGGTCCAAGTACGATCTGACCTTGCCCGGTCGGCAACAGATTTCCATATCGCCTCTGGTTCTTGGGCAGCAGCGAGCATTTCCGCTGTCACGACCCCATCGACACCGATGTCTTCCAAGGTGTAATGCATGTTCTCCAAGGCAGCTTCGGCAGTATCGAGGTTTCGCTGTTTGCTTCGCTCACCTGAGGAACCACTTGCTAGAGAAGAAGAATCCCCTAATGCGACGGCGGCCTCGTCCAGGAGCGGCACGTCAGCCTCAGTGAATTGCGCGCCCGGTTGCCGCAGCAGACTCTTAATTTCCCTAGCAGTCAACATGGGAGCGGCATCCACGAGATATTGCGGAGTGGAAAGTAACTGATTTATCAACCCTGTCGGGGTCAGCGGCATCCAGCAAAGATTCAATAAGCGTCGTACTTCTACCGACTGACGTATCTCTTGACGCAAGTACGAACGATCAGCCTTGTTTACTAGGCCGTCGTCTCGCTTTGGACTCACGATGTCGCGCAGCTGGTCATATAACGTCTTGACCATATGGTCAACGAAAACTTCTCGCGCCTGGTTGTGCGGTCGTCCCGACTCGCGCGCGTGCTTGATGGCCCGCCGAATTTGGGCTGGCCGAACGCGCAGCCGGGTCCCTTCGACATGAACATAGGTTGTTTCCGGAATTGACCGTTGGCGCAAGCTGACGGCGTTGGCGATAACTTCAGCCATCTCCGCACGACCTTTTATTTCCGCTGCGTCAGAACTCACTTCCGGTACCCCGTGGACACCCGGATAAATGTTCCCGATAGAACTCATGACCACACCGGTTTCACCCAACGAGGGTAAGACCTGATCGATATAGTTCATGAATGCTTCAGAGGGGCCAACAAGTAGCACCCCGGACTTTGCCAGCCGATCTCGATGCGTATAGAGCAAGTAGGCAGCCCGGTGTAGTGCCACCGCAGTTTTACCGGTGCCTGGCCCTCCTTGCACGACAAGGACGCCCCGCATATCGTCGCGAATGATTTCGTCTTGCTCTCGCTGAATTGTCGCCACTATATCGCCCATAACCCCGGTCCGCGGGGCACTGACTGCTGACAACAGGGCTTGTGAGGCGTGTTCTTCGTCATCGGAAGTCAAAACGTCATCTTCAAATGACTCCACCGTACGCCCGCTCATCATAATGTGGCGTCGACGGGCAACACCCTGCGGATATGCGGCCGTTGCTTGGTAGAACGGAGCGGCTTCCGGCGCCCGCCAGTCAACTAACAGTCTTGAGCGATCGTCATCGGCTAGGCCAATTCGTCCAATATGTCGAGTTACGGCGTTGATCGTGTCAAGCCGACCAAAGACTAGGCGCTCATCTACCGCATTGAGCTGGTTGATCCGATCACGGTAAAGAGTGGCAAAAGAGTCGCGCTCTGATTGGTTCTGCAGAGAGCCTTGGAGGCCTTGGGCTTGGACTCGCGCAAGTTGTCGTTGTTTTTCTTCCCGCAACGTATCGAGGCGACTGTAGAGTTTCGCGATGTACTCACGTTCTGCTGCCAACTCGTGTTGATACCACGAAGTCGTACCGGTGGACCCGTGTTCGTCGGTCACCAAGGCTCCTTTACTGCTGGTACATTCCGCCAGCACTAGCTCACATCAACCCACTAGCTTAGCTATGACTCAGCGCAGACCGGTAGGATTTGTGGCGATAAACTCACGGATTTCCGCCAATTGCCGCTTAAACTCCGTCAATTGATGTGTTACTGCTTCTGGTCCAGTGCCTCCCTGACTCGACCGGGAGGTCAGCGATCCTTCGGTAGATAACACGGCGCGCACGTCGGGGGTGAGATGTTCTGAGATGCTGGCGTATTCGTCGTCAGTGAGATCCCAGAGTTCAACACCTCGATTTTCAGCAACGCGCACGGCTTCCCCGGCAAGCTCGTGAGCTACCCGGAATGGGACGCCCTGACGGACCAGCCACTCGGCGATGTCGGTTGCCAGCGCAAAACCCTCCGGTGCTAATTCGGCCATTCGTGCTGTGTTAAATGTCAAAGTAGCTACCTGACCTGCGAAGGCCGGTAACAGCAACTCCAAGGTGTCTGCCGCGTCAAAAACGGGTTCCTTATCCTCTTGGAGGTCCCGGTTGTATGCCAACGGCAGGGCTTTGAGTGTGGTCATTAACCCGGTGAAGTCCCCCAGCAGACGACCAGATTTGCCCCGGGCCAATTCGGCGATGTCGGGGTTCTTCTTCTGCGGCATGATGGAGGACCCAGTCGAGTAAGCGTCGTGCAGCGTCACGAAGTTCACTTCCTTGGTCGCCCAAAAGATGATTTCTTCGGATAATCGCGAGAGGTTCACCCCGATCATTGAGGCGATCCAGGCGAATTCGGCGAACACGTCCCGGGATGCTGTGCCGTCGATGGAGTTCCACACCGCCGACTCAAAACCGAGATCCTTCGCGATAGATACCGGATCGAGGCCAAGGGATGACCCAGCCAATGCACCAGATCCATAGGGGCTAACCGCGGCACGCCGGTCCCAGTCCACGAAACGTTGTAGATCGCGTAAGAATGCCCAGCCATGTGCCAAGAGATGGTGCGATAACAACACGGGTTGGGCGTGTTGTAAGTGGGTGCGACCGGGCATTGGAGCGTAGGGATGATTCTCTGCCTGAGTGATGAGCGCATCTACGACTTCAAGCAGTTGGGCTGATACGTTGCGCGCACTATCACGAAGAAACATGCGACCCATCGTCGCGATTTGGTCATTACGTGAGCGACCTGCCCGAAGCTTGCCCCCGAGGGTCTCGCCCGCACGTTCCAGCAGACCTCGCTCTAATGAGCCATGAACATCCTCGTCAGACTCGGCCGCGACATAGCTGCCATCCAGAACATCTCGTTCCAAGGTGTCGAGGGCAGCCAGCATGTCAGTCAGCTCCTGATCAGTTAGCAGGCCTGAACGGTTCAGCACTCGAGCATGCGCTCGCGAGCCTGCGATGTCGTAGCGTGCGAGCCGCCAGTCGAAATCGGTAGATTTACTCAGCGCGGCTAATGAATCCGCTGGACCGTCCGAAAAGCGACCTCCCCAAAGCGAACCTTCGTTTGTGCCATGTGATGGAGCCTCAGCCATGTGTTGAAACCTTTTCTTCCGCGATTACTGTTGAGTCAAAACTACCAACATTTTGGCGTCCCAAAAGCCCCGCTACCCTCTTGCGGCCTTGCACAAGACCTATCGGGGCCTTCCGAGGTCTCACCTCGCCGATGTGTCGCGCTTACAGGCAACGAGTAGCAACGCAGTCTCGCGGTCAGTGCTGGAGAAATTGTCTAAACTGGACGGCATGACAGAAAACCAGTCCGAAAATCAGCCAGAGCTAACAGATGAACAAATAGAGTTTCTCAATTCCCTCTTTGACTACGCGCGCGAAGGTCAGGTGGTCGCACTCACTTCCGCCATCGACCAAGGTATCCCGGTGGATCTGACAAATCATAATGGTGACACTTTTTTGATTTTGGCCGCATATCGGGAACAGCCAATAATCGTAAAGGCTCTTCTCGAACGTCAAGCTGATGTCAATCTCCTCAACAATCGCGGTCAGTCTGCGCTGACCTGTGCGGTTTTCATGCAAAATGAGGATATTGCTCGTCAGTTACTAGATGCTGGTGCCGACCCTGATCTCGGCCCGCAGTCGGCTCGCGCAACAATCTCGGCGATGGGGCTGGACCATATGGGAGACTTCCTAGCTGCTTACGAGGCAGACCAGTCGGCACGTTCCGGCGAGCAAAAATAACTTTTATCAAGCCGCCATATACTCTCAGACCAAGCGGTCTAATCTAGGAGCAATTTTGACTCAAACTATGTCCCCTCCACCCCGTCTGTGGACGGCAACCGGTCTCGGCATCGTGGCAGCACTTACGTTGTCATCGTGTGGGGGCGGCCCTCCTGCACTGACCGAAATCGCTACCGAAGCCAGGCAGTCGATGGAAGATGCAACCTCATTTACCTACACGGTCACCGATCCTGATGGTGTCCACGGTGATGAGTTGGAATTGGGCGAATTCTCCAGCCACACAGACCAGGTCAACTACAATATTCTGCTGGAAATGCCCCAAGCTGACGTCGAAGTGCGTGCCGTCGATGAGAGCAATGCGTTTCTGCGGCTCAATCTCAAGGATGAATCTCTGAGCGAGATCCTTGGGAATGTCGACACTGACGGTCAATGGATTGAAGTCCCAGAAGCCGAGCAAGAAGACCTCAGCGAATACACCCAAGATTTTGACAGCATCATCGAGACAACCTTCTCCCTCATAGAAGGTCTCTCCGAAGAGGAGCTCGATACCATTGAGGTCGAAGAGACCGAGCTGGATGGTCAAGCCGTTTATAAATACGTAGTACCAGCAACAGCTGACGGTGAGACTGTTCACTACACCGGGGCCGAGACCGTGGAATTTTATTTCCTCCAGGAAACTTCCGACCTAGTTCAGGTAGATGCTTCCACTGGCGACTCCACGGCAACCCATGGTTTTTCTGACATGGATGCAGTGGAGGTCTTTGAAGCTCCGCCCGAAGATGAGATTTCGGATCTGGAGTGGTCCTTCTAGGGTGCGCACCGCTCTGTGCCAGAATCGTCCGGAGACTTGAGCTCCGGACGATTGTTGTTCTGCCTTATGACGGTCGAGGATCTTGCTCGGCGTAGGCGATAAAATCAGCTGCCACCGCTTGGCCGCCATCCGGCACGCGCGTTATCACCATGATCGCATCGTCCCCGGCGATGGTGCCTAGAATACTGTGCAGTCTGGCTTGATCGATTGCCGAGGCAAGAAACTGTGCCGCTCCCGGCGGCGTGCGAAGAACTGCCACGTTGGCTGATCCTTCAGCCGAAAGGAGGAGTTCTTTGCATAGTGAGGCCATGCGAGCTGCGGCGGTTTCTGCAGATTGGCTGCCTTGCCCGGGGCCTCCGGTGGCCTCGTCCCCCGCGACGTGATACACCATCTGTCCTGATTCGTCTCGGATCCGGGTGGCACCAATATCGACCAGGTCTCGTGACAATGTTCCCTGCGTCACGGAGACGCCGCGCTGTTCCAGTACCTCCGCTAGCTCGGCTTGGGAACGGATCCGTTGTCTAGAAAGGACGGTCCGGATCTCGTGTTGACGAGCTACTTTGGTCATGGGAGCGGCCATATCACACTACTTGTGAACGTGATGCTACAGCCTGTGGCAGCTCAAGGTCCGAGGGGATGTCCGCTAGTCCGGATGCATACAGTAACCATGCAATGAGGGCCTTTTGGGCGTGTAACCGATTCTCGGCCTCATCGAAGACCCTGGACTGTGGGCCGTCGATCACCTCGGCCGTTACTTCGTAACCTCGGTACGCGGGGAGGCAGTGCAAAAAGATCGCCCCCTTATCGGCAAGTGCCATGGCCTTGCTATCGACCGAATAGTCTTCAAAGAGCTTCATCCGAAGTTCAGCTTCGGCTTCCTGACCCATCGAAATCCACGTATCCGTCACGACCACATCTGCTCCGTCCAAGGCCTCTTGGGCGTTTGTGGTGATGGTCACCGAGCCGCCAGTTTCAGCTGCACGTTGTTGTGCTGCTTTGACCACCATCGCATCGGGCAGATAGTCGGCGGGACCGGCTATGCGCACATGCATGCCGGCCGTGACGCCGCCAAGCAGATACGAATTCGCCATATTATTTGCCGCATCGCCAAGATACGTCATGATCAGACCAGCAGTAGCTCCTTTTGCTTCGCGAACCGTCTGAAGATCGGCAAGTACTTGGCACGGGTGGTAGTCGTCGGTGAGCGCGTTAATGACCGGGATCGAAGAGTTCTCTGCCAGTTCCACGATGCCCGACTGAGCAAAGGTCCGCCAAATTACCACGGAGACCATACGTTCAAAGACCTTGGCTGAATCGTAAATCGATTCTTTGTGCCCCAGCTGAGATTCTCCCGGGTTAATAATCAAGGGGTTACCCCCCAACTCGCTCAGTCCTGCCGCAAAAGAGACCCTCGTTCGAGTAGATGTCTTGTCGAACATGACGATCCCAGTTTGGGGGCCAGCCAAGGGTTTGAAGTCGTAGCGCCGGTGTTTCATCGTTGCAGCAAGTGACAGTACTTCGTCCTGTTCAGCTGCTGTCAGGTCAGTATCGACGAGAAAATGGCGTGGGGTCGTCGGCATTAGGCCGCTCCTTCTACGTACAGGTCAACTAATTAGCTTCGGCAATGGTTTCCGCGATGATATTCGGCAGATCGGTGAGTAACGGGTCGACTTGCTCTGTGGTGATGATGAGCGGAGGCGCCAACCGCAGAGTGGTCGCGTCGGTAGCGTTGAGGATGTATCCATATTCCAATGCTTTGGACACCACGGCCGGGGCCAACCCGGCTTCAGGCAGCTTTTGGTCCTGCTCCAGAATGGCTCCGGTATCCAGTTCGACACCCTGCCATAACCCATAAGCACGAACAGTCTTTACCCCGGGGAGAGTTCGCAACCGGTCGGCCAGATAGGTCCCCACGGTACGGACATTGTCCAGGATCTTGTCGTCCTCAAGAGTCTGCAATACCGCAAGAGCAGTTGCGGTGGCCAAGGGGTTACCCCCAAAGGTGGTACCGTGCTGGCCTGCGGTGAACAGCTCGGAAACTTCCTTGCCGAAGGTCACCAGGGCGCCGATTGGCATGCCCCCGCCCAAACCTTTGGCCAAAGTCATCGCGTCGGGAACTACGGGTTCTTGGCTACCGGTGATGTCTGGGTTTTGGAAGCCAAACCAGGTACCGGTGCGGCCGATCCCGGACTGGATTTCGTCGAAAATGAGTAGCGCGCCGTGCTCGTCACAAGCTTGACGGACCCGACGCAAATAGTCTACCGGGAAATCTCGCACGCCGGCTTCGCCTTGTACCGGTTCGATGATAACGGCAGCTACCGTGTCGTCCATTTCGGCTTCTAATGCCGCAATATCCCCTGCGGGGACAAACACCACACCGCCAGGAAGCGGCTCGAAAGGTTCGCGGTATTGCGGTTTCCAGGTCAGTGCCAGCGCGCCCATTGTCCGACCGTGGAAAGCATTTTCCAAGGCAATAATCTTGGTACGGGTGCCACCGGCGGCGTAACTATGACGACGCGCGAGCTTAAAAGCAGCCTCGTTGGCTTCGGTACCGGAATTTGCGAAGAAACACGTACCGTCTTTTGCCCCGGCGAGGGCGGTGAGGCGTTCTGCTAATTCCACCTGGGGTAATGAGGTAAACAAATTCGAGATGTGCCCAAGAGTGCGCGCCTGTTGCGTCAGAGCTTCCACTACCGCCGGATGGGCATGTCCCAGGGCGTTGACCGCGATGCCGGCGAGGAAGTCGGTGTAACGGTTTCCGTCGGCATCCCAGACGTACACTCCCTCACCTTTGACGAGGGCTGTAGCTGGGGTGCCGAACATGTTGGTCATGGCACGCTGATAGCGGTCCAAAAGGTTTTGCGTCAAGTGTGCTCCTATGGGGTGACCTGGGTACCTACACCGGCGGTCGTGAAAATTTCTAACAGCATGGAATGCGGTTGCCTGCCATCGACGATGTGCGCTTGTGGCACGCCAGCGTCAACGGCAGCCAGGCAGGCCCGCATTTTTGGAATCATGCCGGTTTCCAGTGAATCAACCATCTGCCGAAGTTCGGCAGCTGTGATTGCAGTGATTAAGGATGCGGGATCTGGCCAGTTGCCGTAGAGACCTTCGACGTCTGTCAGCACGACCAGCTTTGATGCCCCTAACGCCCCGGCGAGTTCGGCTGCTGCAGTATCGGCGTTGACGTTGAGCACTTGGCCGGTCGGTTGGCCTGTGGCCGGGTCATATTCTGGGGCGACCGACGACACGACGGGAATCCGGCCGTTTTCGATCAAGTCGGTGATCGCATTGGTATTGACGTGGACGACATCGCCAACCAGGCCTAGATCAACTTCTTCGCCGTCAATGACGTGTTTGGTCCGATGCGCTGCAAAGAGGTCAGCGTCTTCACCGGACAGCCCCACCGCGTACGTGCCATGCGCGTTGATGAGTCCCACGAGCTGTCGGCCGACCTTGCCGGTCAGCACCATCCGGACGACTTCCATCGTTTCTTCGGTGGTGACTCGCAGACCGCCGCGAAATTCAGATTGAATGTCGAGCTTTTTGAGCATCTGACTGATCTGCGGCCCACCGCCGTGGACTACCACCGGGTGGATGCCGCAGTGATGCAAAAAGACCATGTCCTGGACAAACGCCTCGCGGAGCTCATCGGAAACCATGGCGTTGCCACCGTATTTGATGACCATCGTGGTGCCGGCAAATTTTTGGATCCAAGGCAGGGCTTCGATCAACACGGCGGCTTTTTCGGCAGCCTTGGACATGTCTCGTTGTGTAGTGACCATATCGCGTTTCTATGAAGAGTATTCGGCGTTTTCGCGCACGTAGTCATAAGACAAATCGTTAGTCCAAATGGTGACTTCGTGCTCTCCGGCTTTGAGGTAGATGTCAACGTGCACTTCCCGGTCTGCGAAGTTGACCAGGTCGCGGTCCTCCCCGATACCGGCGTTGCGGCAGACCATCACACCGTTGACTGCAACGTCAAGGGTGGTGGGCTCAAATTGGGCGTCTGTGGTGCCCACCGCTGAGATGATCCGTCCCCAGTTGGGATCTTTGCCAAACATTGCGGTCTTGAAGAGGTTGGAGCGCGACACCGCACGAGCCACTTCTTCACCGTCAGCTTCGGTGGCCGCACCATGGACTGTTACCGCGATATCACGAGTTGAGCCTTCGGCATCGCTAATGATTTGGCGGGCTAATGAAGCACAAACGTCTGTGATGAGGTCCTGTATCTCCGTTTGATCGGGTTCGATCCCCGAAGCCCCGGATGCCATCAGAATCACGGTGTCATTGGTCGACATGCAGCCATCCGAATCGGCTCGGTTAAAAGTCGTGCGCACGGCTTCAGTTAAGATCTGGTGTGCCAGCGCTGAATCCAGCACTGCGTCGGTGGTAACAACCGCCAACATGGTAGCCATTCCCGGCGCCATCATCCCAGCGCCTTTGGTTATACCACTGACTACATAGCCAGAACCCTGAGCACTTGCAGTCTTGTGCACAGTGTCGGTGGTCATAATGGCTTTCGCGGCGTCTTCTAATCCGTCAGCTGTGAGCGCGTCGACGGCGGTTTGGATACCAGGGATGACGTTGTTCATTGGAAGGCGCTCGCCGATCAGGCCGGTGGAACACACCAGGACCTCGTCAGTGGCAATGCCCAGCGATATGGCAGCGCTGTCCGCCATGGCAACCGCATCCTGATCCCCCGGGATACCCGTGCAGGCATTTGCTCCACCAGAATTGAGCACAACCGCTCTGGCCTCGCCGTCTTCGAGGGCTGCTTGCGACCATCGCACTGGTGCCGCAGAGATTCGATTGGTGGTAAACACCCCGGCTGCGTTGAATCGGGGGCCATGGTTGACTATCAGACTGAGGTCGAGGTCGCCAGAGGCTTTAATTCCGGCTGCTATCCCTGAGGCAGTAAATCCTGCTGGAGTCGGAAGGCTCACGGTGCTACCCCCTGGGTGTTGAGTCCGGTTTCTTCGGCAAAGCCCATGGCGATGTTCATGGACTGTATCGCCCCGCCGGCGGTGCCTTTGGTGAGGTTATCTACAGCCACCACCACGACTACACGCCCGGCTTCTTCATCCACCGCAAGTTGCATAACCACATGATTTGAGCCCACGACGGACTTCGTGGTGGGCCACTGACCTTCGGGCAGCAGGTGCACGAAATGTTCGTGCTGATAAGCCGTCTCCCATGCAGCACGGAGTGTGGCCACATCGACGCCAGGCTTGTACCTGGCCGTAGCGGTAGTCAGAATTCCTCGCGACATCGGTGCCAGCGTGGGGGTGAAGGACAAGGTGATGTCTTCACCGGCCGCATTGGACAGGCCTTGGACGATTTCGGGGGTGTGACGGTGGGAACCGCCCACACCATACGGGCTCATCCCGCCCATCACTTCGGAACCTAACAGGTGGGGCTTCAGTGACTTCCCCGCACCGGACGTGCCGGACGCAGCGACAATCACAACGTCTTCGGGCTGTAAGACCCCGGCGCTAAAGCCCGGAGCGAGTCCTAAGAGCGAACCGGTTGGATAACACCCCGGCACGGCGATGCGTTTGGCGTTCTGAAGTTTTTCGCGGGCACCCGGCAGTTCTGGGAGTCCATATGGCCAGGTACCAGCATGTGGTGAACCATAGAATTTCTCCCACATTTCACTGTTTTCCAGGCGGTGGTCAGCTCCGGCGTCAATCACCAGTGTGTCATCTGATAATTCTGCTGCAATCTCCGCAGACGCGCCGTGCGGAAGAGCCAAAAACACGACGTCGTGACCGCGCAGCACGTCAACCTCGGTTGGCTCAAGTACGCGGTCCGCCAGGGCATGCAAATGCGGTTGCAGGCCACCGAGTTTTTGCCCGGCGTTGGAGTGGGCGGTGATTGAACCAATGTCCACGTTGGGGTGTGAGGTCAGCAAGCGCAGAACCTCTCCCCCGGCATAGCCACTGGCTCCGGAAACAGCTACACGAAGAGTCATGGACCCACCCTAACACTAAGATATGCAGTGTATCTAATAATTATGCAGCAGGGAGTCTCTAGCGGCCCTATCTGCAGGAATGTACCGTAGCAAGTATGACTCAAATACCTTCAGAAATTCCAGAAACTATGCGTGCCGCAGTGGTGTTAGAAGCCGGCGGTCCCGAAAACTTTGCTTGGCGTGAAGTGCCCGTTCCGACCCCTGCGCCGAATCAAGTACTCGTGGAAACGGCCGCCACCGGTCTGAATTTCATTGAGACCTATCAACGGTCTGGCCTCTACAAGGTGGAATACCCGTTTGTCCCGGGTTCGGAAGCCTCTGGCACGGTCGTAGCTGTCGGCGATGATGTCGATAATGTCGCCGTGGGCGATCGGGTTGCGACCGCTTCTGGCACTGCTACGTACGCGGAATTCTTTGTTGCGCCGGCAGATAAATTGCTGCCGGTACCGGATTCCATCGACCTGGTTGAGGCTGCGGCGATTCCGCTCCAAGGTATGACGGCGCACTATCTGTGTCGCTCAACGTTCGAAGTCACAGCAGGTGACGAGGTGTTTTTGACGGCTGGCGCCGGTGGGGTCGGTCAGTTACTTACCCAAATGTGTAAGCACTTGGGCGCGAAAGTGTATACAGCGGTCTCGACCGATAAAAAACGCGAGATCGCCCTGGCTGCGGGCGCGGACGGGGTCTTCAATTACGAAGATTTTGGTCAGCGGCTCAAAGAGGTCACCGGCGGCCGCGGTGTGGACGTCGCTTATGACGGGGTGGGCGCCGATACGTTTGATACCTCGTTAGAGTCAGTGCGTCCTCGAGGCATGATTGTGCTGTTTGGCGCCGCCTCAGGACCTGTGCCGCCATTTGATTTACAACGACTCAATGCCGCTGGTTCGCTGTTTGCCACTCGTCCAGGCCTGGCGTATTACACGCTGACCGCCGATGAGGTGGC from Enteractinococcus fodinae includes the following:
- a CDS encoding quinone oxidoreductase family protein; translation: MTQIPSEIPETMRAAVVLEAGGPENFAWREVPVPTPAPNQVLVETAATGLNFIETYQRSGLYKVEYPFVPGSEASGTVVAVGDDVDNVAVGDRVATASGTATYAEFFVAPADKLLPVPDSIDLVEAAAIPLQGMTAHYLCRSTFEVTAGDEVFLTAGAGGVGQLLTQMCKHLGAKVYTAVSTDKKREIALAAGADGVFNYEDFGQRLKEVTGGRGVDVAYDGVGADTFDTSLESVRPRGMIVLFGAASGPVPPFDLQRLNAAGSLFATRPGLAYYTLTADEVAWRAGEIFGWLAEGALKLSVDQRFDLADAAEAHRTLESRATTGKTVLIP